In a single window of the uncultured Dysgonomonas sp. genome:
- a CDS encoding sigma-70 family RNA polymerase sigma factor, producing MSDISSLKKFIDGTDPDSGLLYQSYVNSLYRYGISLGFAEDICMDAIHDVFCKLYNLSKENIIKIENVKYYLFKSLKHRLFDIYKKNKFIENVSITSIPFDIEVSVVDPIIDEEDKKIITEKVESLMSCLTDRQKEGIYLRYIQEMNYDEIALLLNMTPKSARMLVFRAMERLRNLNGDEKKIFFILLSASFLKSL from the coding sequence ATGTCAGACATATCTTCGCTTAAAAAATTTATTGATGGAACCGATCCGGACTCCGGCCTTTTATATCAGAGCTATGTAAATAGCTTGTATAGATACGGGATAAGTCTTGGGTTTGCCGAAGATATATGTATGGATGCTATACACGATGTATTTTGCAAGCTATATAATCTTAGCAAAGAGAATATAATCAAGATAGAAAATGTAAAATATTATCTTTTTAAAAGTCTAAAGCATCGGTTATTTGATATATACAAGAAAAATAAGTTTATAGAAAACGTATCCATAACTTCAATTCCGTTCGATATTGAAGTATCTGTCGTCGATCCTATTATTGATGAAGAAGATAAGAAAATAATAACAGAGAAGGTCGAATCTTTGATGAGCTGTTTAACCGATCGGCAAAAAGAGGGCATTTACTTGCGTTATATACAGGAAATGAATTATGACGAAATCGCACTTCTTTTAAATATGACACCTAAGTCGGCGAGAATGCTCGTATTCAGAGCAATGGAAAGATTGCGGAACTTAAATGGAGATGAGAAAAAGATTTTTTTCATCCTTTTATCTGCATCTTTTCTCAAAAGTTTGTAG
- a CDS encoding GNAT family N-acetyltransferase: MIEHYLEQGDLFALYNEDLKAVCVVAHVDNNTCELKNIAVYPQFHRQEYGKVLIMHISKLYKNKHKTMLVGTDEIPSIFSFYWKCGTW, translated from the coding sequence ATGATTGAGCATTATTTGGAGCAGGGCGATTTGTTTGCCTTATATAATGAAGACCTAAAGGCTGTTTGTGTTGTTGCTCACGTAGATAATAATACATGCGAGTTGAAAAACATAGCTGTTTATCCACAATTTCATAGACAAGAATATGGAAAAGTGCTCATAATGCATATCTCAAAGCTCTATAAAAATAAGCACAAAACAATGCTCGTTGGTACGGACGAAATACCTTCGATTTTCTCATTTTACTGGAAATGTGGTACATGGTAG
- the mobV gene encoding MobV family relaxase produces the protein MGYVVLHLDKSPGNEAAMTDHIKRNVIPSNADPTRTHLNRELVELPDEVADRTEAIRHRIETAGLKRKVGKNQVQVIRIMLSGSQEDMQRIESEGRLDEWCRDNIDWLKKTYGEENLVAATLHMDETTPHIHASVVPIVQGERRKKKTNKERPEQPTKKKYRKKDANQPRLCADDVMARDKLTAYQDGYAEAMAKYDLQRGIKGSDARHITLTEFYREQSLKCENIQENIGLLLAMEDAKRLSIEQLKQQEQEAKEQYEQADKLKVQKELDLKDTEDTLNQVKGQLKTEELKSKAADVGSTIMEGIGSLVGTSKVKRQQQEIEALKTDKDHLTKEVNKLTHDMQTIQKEHQTIVDKLKDELAKIHDLFPKVKELLRIENLCNHLGFSDELTKMILDMKPVGFKGKLYSAEYKRNFETERSIAEIKPHPTEKDRLQLTIDEVSDTNWFRQKYREFQQSIGININQKTNTRKLN, from the coding sequence ATGGGATATGTTGTTCTCCATTTAGATAAATCGCCCGGAAATGAAGCAGCGATGACAGACCACATCAAGCGTAATGTAATACCCTCGAATGCAGATCCAACCCGGACGCATCTGAACAGGGAGCTGGTTGAACTTCCTGATGAAGTAGCCGACCGCACAGAAGCTATCCGTCACAGAATAGAAACAGCCGGACTAAAACGTAAAGTAGGGAAAAACCAGGTGCAGGTAATTCGCATCATGCTTTCCGGCAGTCAGGAAGATATGCAACGGATTGAATCGGAAGGACGATTGGATGAATGGTGCAGAGATAATATCGACTGGCTAAAAAAGACATACGGTGAAGAGAATCTGGTAGCCGCCACCCTACACATGGATGAAACTACGCCCCACATTCATGCTTCTGTTGTTCCTATTGTTCAGGGAGAACGGCGAAAAAAGAAAACCAATAAGGAGCGGCCCGAGCAACCAACAAAAAAGAAGTATAGGAAGAAAGACGCAAACCAGCCACGCCTTTGCGCTGATGATGTGATGGCGCGGGATAAACTGACAGCCTATCAGGACGGTTACGCCGAAGCGATGGCAAAGTACGATTTGCAGCGCGGAATAAAAGGTTCGGATGCGCGGCATATAACCTTAACAGAATTTTATCGCGAGCAATCCCTTAAATGTGAGAATATACAGGAAAACATAGGTTTACTTCTTGCTATGGAAGATGCCAAAAGATTAAGTATTGAACAACTTAAACAGCAGGAGCAGGAGGCAAAAGAGCAATACGAACAAGCCGATAAACTCAAAGTGCAAAAGGAATTGGACCTGAAAGATACCGAAGATACCCTTAATCAGGTAAAAGGGCAGCTCAAAACCGAGGAACTGAAAAGTAAAGCCGCCGATGTAGGTTCTACTATCATGGAGGGAATAGGCTCATTGGTGGGTACATCCAAAGTCAAACGGCAGCAACAGGAGATAGAAGCACTGAAAACCGATAAAGACCACTTGACAAAGGAAGTCAACAAGCTAACGCATGACATGCAGACCATACAAAAGGAGCATCAAACCATTGTTGACAAACTAAAGGATGAACTGGCTAAAATCCATGACTTATTCCCAAAAGTCAAAGAATTGCTGCGTATCGAAAATCTCTGCAACCATTTAGGATTTTCAGATGAACTAACAAAAATGATACTGGATATGAAGCCGGTAGGATTTAAAGGAAAACTATATTCTGCCGAATACAAACGGAATTTTGAAACGGAGCGATCCATAGCGGAAATAAAGCCGCACCCGACAGAAAAAGACCGTCTGCAACTTACCATTGACGAGGTGAGTGATACCAACTGGTTCAGACAGAAGTACAGGGAGTTTCAGCAGAGTATCGGAATTAATATCAATCAGAAAACTAATACCCGCAAGTTAAACTAA